From Musa acuminata AAA Group cultivar baxijiao chromosome BXJ3-8, Cavendish_Baxijiao_AAA, whole genome shotgun sequence, one genomic window encodes:
- the LOC103972879 gene encoding E3 ubiquitin-protein ligase COP1 isoform X1 yields the protein MGGSSAGVLVPSVSKADEMGASVTPLAVSSSETTDVAGAPAAEGETVPDGSRDGAAVEADAERDRDLLCPICMGVIKDAFLTACGHCFCYMCIVTHLNNKSDCPCCGNYLTKSHLYPNFLLNKLLKKQCVRQIAKSASPIEHLRVALKQGCEMSVKELDGLLSLLSEKKRRMEQQEAEMNMQILLDFLHSLRKKKLEELNEVQTDMQFIKDDINAVEKHRTELYRVRERYSVKLRMLFDDPIPTKLWAPTADQHNSILISNSRNSRSSLVRTGSDNLQIRSNDVTAQLNHQEHQRKDAFSGSETSSLIQSGRVIARKRKIQAQFKELQECYLQKRRLGASQSHHPKEKVDAKVREGYHVGLEDFQSILTTFTKYSRLRVIAELRHGDLFHSANIVSSIEFDCDDEYFATAGVSKRIKVFEFSTVLNQPSEVNCPVVELATRSKLSCLSWNKYSKNVIASSDYEGIVTVWDVTTRQSIMEYEEHEKRAWSVDFSRTEPSMLVSGSDDCKVKVWSTKQEASVINIDMKANICCVKYNPGSSVHVAVGSADHKIHYFDLRNTSSPLCVFKGHWKAVSYVKFLSTNELASASTDSTLRLWDVNGTCPVRTFVGHTNEKNFVGLTVNNEYIACGSETNEVCVYHKAILTPAARHKFGSWDLDDAEDDAGLYFISAVCWKSDSPTMLAANSQGTIKVLVLAA from the exons ATGGGCGGCTCGTCGGCGGGAGTGCTGGTGCCGTCGGTGTCGAAGGCGGACGAGATGGGGGCTTCGGTCACGCCGCTGGCGGTTTCGTCATCGGAGACCACGGACGTGGCCGGGGCTCCGGCCGCCGAGGGGGAGACGGTACCGGACGGATCTCGGGACGGCGCGGCGGTGGAGGCGGATGCCGAGCGCGACAGGGACCTGCTCTGCCCCATCTGCATGGGGGTTATCAAGGATGCCTTCTTGACGGCCTGCGGCCACTGCTTCTGCTACATGTGCATCGTCACCCACCTCAATAATAAGAGCGATTGCCCCTGCTGCGGAAATTACCTCACCAAGAGTCACCTCTAccccaatttcctcctcaataag CTCTTGAAAAAGCAATGTGTCCGTCAAATTGCAAAATCAGCATCACCTATTGAGCATCTTCGTGTGGCATTGAAACAG GGATGTGAAATGTCAGTTAAGGAGCTTGATGGTCTGTTGTCTCTTCTCAGTGAGAAAAAGCGGAGAATGGAGCAACAAGAGGCTGAGATGAATATGCAAATTTTGCTTGACTTTTTACACAGTCTTAGGAAAAAAAAGCTGGAAGAGCTGAATGAG GTTCAAACTGACATGCAATTCATCAAAGATGATATAAATGCAGTAGAGAAACACAGAACAGAACTGTACAGGGTGAGAGAGAGGTACTCTGTCAAATTGCGCATGCTTTTCGATGATCCAATTCCAACAAAATTGTGGGCTCCCACTGCTGACCAGCATAACAGCATACTTATCTCGAATTCTCGAAATTCTCGAAGCTCTCTTGTCAGGACAGGCTCTGATAATTTACAGATTAGGAGTAATGATGTGACAGCTCAACTAAACCATCAAGAGCACCAAAGAAAAGATGCTTTTAGTGGTTCTGAAACAAGTTCCCTTATTCAATCAGGAAGAGTCATAGCAAGAAAGAGAAAAATTCAAGCACAG TTTAAAGAGCTTCAAGAATGTTACTTACAAAAGCGGCGTCTTGGAGCTAGTCAATCACATCATCCAAAAGAAAAAGTAGATGCCAAAGTCAGAGAAGGCTATCATGTGGGTCTTGAGGACTTTCAGTCTATACTAACTACATTTACTAAATACAG TCGGTTGCGTGTTATTGCGGAACTTAGACATGGAGATCTATTTCATTCAGCAAATATTGTGTCAAG CATCGAATTTGATTGTGATGATGAGTATTTTGCCACTGCTGGTGTTTCCAAGCGAATTAAAGTATTTGAATTTTCCACT GTTTTGAATCAGCCATCAGAGGTAAATTGCCCTGTTGTAGAATTGGCCACTCGGTCCAAACTTAGTTGCTTGAGTTGGAACAAGTATTCAAAAAACGTTATTGCAAGTAGTGATTACGAAGGGATAGTAACTGTTTGGGATGTAACCACTCGCCAG AGCATAATGGAATATGAAGAACATGAAAAAAGAGCATGGAGTGTTGATTTTTCACGGACAGAACCATCGATGTTAGTTTCTGGTAGTGATGATTGCAAG GTCAAGGTGTGGTCCACAAAGCAAGAAGCCAGTGTTATCAATATTGACATGAAAGCAAATATATGTTGTGTCAAATATAATCCTGGATCTAGCGTTCATGTTGCA GTTGGTTCTGCTGATCATAAAATTCACTATTTTGATTTGAGAAACACTAGTTCTCCACTCTGTGTCTTCAAggggcattggaaagcagtatcaTATGTGAAGTTCTTGTCCACAAATGAGCTTGCATCTGCATCAACAGACAGTACATTGCGATTATGGGATGTAAATGGCACATGTCCA GTGCGCACTTTTGTAGGACACACAAATGAGAAAAATTTTGTGGGCTTGACAGTGAACAACGAGTACATTGCTTGTGGCAGTGAGACAAACGAGGTTTGTGTGTACCATAAG GCTATCTTGACGCCAGCCGCACGACACAAATTTGGATCATGGGATCTTGATGATGCGGAAGATGatgctggtttgtattttattagtGCTGTTTGTTGGAAGAGTGACAGTCCTACAATGTTGGCAGCCAATAGCCAGGGGACCATCAAAGTTCTTGTATTAGCAGCTTAG
- the LOC103972879 gene encoding E3 ubiquitin-protein ligase COP1 isoform X2, whose translation MGGSSAGVLVPSVSKADEMGASVTPLAVSSSETTDVAGAPAAEGETVPDGSRDGAAVEADAERDRDLLCPICMGVIKDAFLTACGHCFCYMCIVTHLNNKSDCPCCGNYLTKSHLYPNFLLNKLLKKQCVRQIAKSASPIEHLRVALKQGCEMSVKELDGLLSLLSEKKRRMEQQEAEMNMQILLDFLHSLRKKKLEELNEVQTDMQFIKDDINAVEKHRTELYRVRERYSVKLRMLFDDPIPTKLWAPTADQHNSILISNSRNSRSSLVRTGSDNLQIRSNDVTAQLNHQEHQRKDAFSGSETSSLIQSGRVIARKRKIQAQFKELQECYLQKRRLGASQSHHPKEKVDAKVREGYHVGLEDFQSILTTFTKYSRLRVIAELRHGDLFHSANIVSSIEFDCDDEYFATAGVSKRIKVFEFSTVLNQPSEVNCPVVELATRSKLSCLSWNKYSKNVIASSDYEGIVTVWDVTTRQSIMEYEEHEKRAWSVDFSRTEPSMLVSGSDDCKVGSADHKIHYFDLRNTSSPLCVFKGHWKAVSYVKFLSTNELASASTDSTLRLWDVNGTCPVRTFVGHTNEKNFVGLTVNNEYIACGSETNEVCVYHKAILTPAARHKFGSWDLDDAEDDAGLYFISAVCWKSDSPTMLAANSQGTIKVLVLAA comes from the exons ATGGGCGGCTCGTCGGCGGGAGTGCTGGTGCCGTCGGTGTCGAAGGCGGACGAGATGGGGGCTTCGGTCACGCCGCTGGCGGTTTCGTCATCGGAGACCACGGACGTGGCCGGGGCTCCGGCCGCCGAGGGGGAGACGGTACCGGACGGATCTCGGGACGGCGCGGCGGTGGAGGCGGATGCCGAGCGCGACAGGGACCTGCTCTGCCCCATCTGCATGGGGGTTATCAAGGATGCCTTCTTGACGGCCTGCGGCCACTGCTTCTGCTACATGTGCATCGTCACCCACCTCAATAATAAGAGCGATTGCCCCTGCTGCGGAAATTACCTCACCAAGAGTCACCTCTAccccaatttcctcctcaataag CTCTTGAAAAAGCAATGTGTCCGTCAAATTGCAAAATCAGCATCACCTATTGAGCATCTTCGTGTGGCATTGAAACAG GGATGTGAAATGTCAGTTAAGGAGCTTGATGGTCTGTTGTCTCTTCTCAGTGAGAAAAAGCGGAGAATGGAGCAACAAGAGGCTGAGATGAATATGCAAATTTTGCTTGACTTTTTACACAGTCTTAGGAAAAAAAAGCTGGAAGAGCTGAATGAG GTTCAAACTGACATGCAATTCATCAAAGATGATATAAATGCAGTAGAGAAACACAGAACAGAACTGTACAGGGTGAGAGAGAGGTACTCTGTCAAATTGCGCATGCTTTTCGATGATCCAATTCCAACAAAATTGTGGGCTCCCACTGCTGACCAGCATAACAGCATACTTATCTCGAATTCTCGAAATTCTCGAAGCTCTCTTGTCAGGACAGGCTCTGATAATTTACAGATTAGGAGTAATGATGTGACAGCTCAACTAAACCATCAAGAGCACCAAAGAAAAGATGCTTTTAGTGGTTCTGAAACAAGTTCCCTTATTCAATCAGGAAGAGTCATAGCAAGAAAGAGAAAAATTCAAGCACAG TTTAAAGAGCTTCAAGAATGTTACTTACAAAAGCGGCGTCTTGGAGCTAGTCAATCACATCATCCAAAAGAAAAAGTAGATGCCAAAGTCAGAGAAGGCTATCATGTGGGTCTTGAGGACTTTCAGTCTATACTAACTACATTTACTAAATACAG TCGGTTGCGTGTTATTGCGGAACTTAGACATGGAGATCTATTTCATTCAGCAAATATTGTGTCAAG CATCGAATTTGATTGTGATGATGAGTATTTTGCCACTGCTGGTGTTTCCAAGCGAATTAAAGTATTTGAATTTTCCACT GTTTTGAATCAGCCATCAGAGGTAAATTGCCCTGTTGTAGAATTGGCCACTCGGTCCAAACTTAGTTGCTTGAGTTGGAACAAGTATTCAAAAAACGTTATTGCAAGTAGTGATTACGAAGGGATAGTAACTGTTTGGGATGTAACCACTCGCCAG AGCATAATGGAATATGAAGAACATGAAAAAAGAGCATGGAGTGTTGATTTTTCACGGACAGAACCATCGATGTTAGTTTCTGGTAGTGATGATTGCAAG GTTGGTTCTGCTGATCATAAAATTCACTATTTTGATTTGAGAAACACTAGTTCTCCACTCTGTGTCTTCAAggggcattggaaagcagtatcaTATGTGAAGTTCTTGTCCACAAATGAGCTTGCATCTGCATCAACAGACAGTACATTGCGATTATGGGATGTAAATGGCACATGTCCA GTGCGCACTTTTGTAGGACACACAAATGAGAAAAATTTTGTGGGCTTGACAGTGAACAACGAGTACATTGCTTGTGGCAGTGAGACAAACGAGGTTTGTGTGTACCATAAG GCTATCTTGACGCCAGCCGCACGACACAAATTTGGATCATGGGATCTTGATGATGCGGAAGATGatgctggtttgtattttattagtGCTGTTTGTTGGAAGAGTGACAGTCCTACAATGTTGGCAGCCAATAGCCAGGGGACCATCAAAGTTCTTGTATTAGCAGCTTAG
- the LOC103972879 gene encoding E3 ubiquitin-protein ligase COP1 isoform X3: MGGSSAGVLVPSVSKADEMGASVTPLAVSSSETTDVAGAPAAEGETVPDGSRDGAAVEADAERDRDLLCPICMGVIKDAFLTACGHCFCYMCIVTHLNNKSDCPCCGNYLTKSHLYPNFLLNKLLKKQCVRQIAKSASPIEHLRVALKQGCEMSVKELDGLLSLLSEKKRRMEQQEAEMNMQILLDFLHSLRKKKLEELNEVQTDMQFIKDDINAVEKHRTELYRVRESSLVRTGSDNLQIRSNDVTAQLNHQEHQRKDAFSGSETSSLIQSGRVIARKRKIQAQFKELQECYLQKRRLGASQSHHPKEKVDAKVREGYHVGLEDFQSILTTFTKYSRLRVIAELRHGDLFHSANIVSSIEFDCDDEYFATAGVSKRIKVFEFSTVLNQPSEVNCPVVELATRSKLSCLSWNKYSKNVIASSDYEGIVTVWDVTTRQSIMEYEEHEKRAWSVDFSRTEPSMLVSGSDDCKVKVWSTKQEASVINIDMKANICCVKYNPGSSVHVAVGSADHKIHYFDLRNTSSPLCVFKGHWKAVSYVKFLSTNELASASTDSTLRLWDVNGTCPVRTFVGHTNEKNFVGLTVNNEYIACGSETNEVCVYHKAILTPAARHKFGSWDLDDAEDDAGLYFISAVCWKSDSPTMLAANSQGTIKVLVLAA, from the exons ATGGGCGGCTCGTCGGCGGGAGTGCTGGTGCCGTCGGTGTCGAAGGCGGACGAGATGGGGGCTTCGGTCACGCCGCTGGCGGTTTCGTCATCGGAGACCACGGACGTGGCCGGGGCTCCGGCCGCCGAGGGGGAGACGGTACCGGACGGATCTCGGGACGGCGCGGCGGTGGAGGCGGATGCCGAGCGCGACAGGGACCTGCTCTGCCCCATCTGCATGGGGGTTATCAAGGATGCCTTCTTGACGGCCTGCGGCCACTGCTTCTGCTACATGTGCATCGTCACCCACCTCAATAATAAGAGCGATTGCCCCTGCTGCGGAAATTACCTCACCAAGAGTCACCTCTAccccaatttcctcctcaataag CTCTTGAAAAAGCAATGTGTCCGTCAAATTGCAAAATCAGCATCACCTATTGAGCATCTTCGTGTGGCATTGAAACAG GGATGTGAAATGTCAGTTAAGGAGCTTGATGGTCTGTTGTCTCTTCTCAGTGAGAAAAAGCGGAGAATGGAGCAACAAGAGGCTGAGATGAATATGCAAATTTTGCTTGACTTTTTACACAGTCTTAGGAAAAAAAAGCTGGAAGAGCTGAATGAG GTTCAAACTGACATGCAATTCATCAAAGATGATATAAATGCAGTAGAGAAACACAGAACAGAACTGTACAGGGTGAGAGAGAG CTCTCTTGTCAGGACAGGCTCTGATAATTTACAGATTAGGAGTAATGATGTGACAGCTCAACTAAACCATCAAGAGCACCAAAGAAAAGATGCTTTTAGTGGTTCTGAAACAAGTTCCCTTATTCAATCAGGAAGAGTCATAGCAAGAAAGAGAAAAATTCAAGCACAG TTTAAAGAGCTTCAAGAATGTTACTTACAAAAGCGGCGTCTTGGAGCTAGTCAATCACATCATCCAAAAGAAAAAGTAGATGCCAAAGTCAGAGAAGGCTATCATGTGGGTCTTGAGGACTTTCAGTCTATACTAACTACATTTACTAAATACAG TCGGTTGCGTGTTATTGCGGAACTTAGACATGGAGATCTATTTCATTCAGCAAATATTGTGTCAAG CATCGAATTTGATTGTGATGATGAGTATTTTGCCACTGCTGGTGTTTCCAAGCGAATTAAAGTATTTGAATTTTCCACT GTTTTGAATCAGCCATCAGAGGTAAATTGCCCTGTTGTAGAATTGGCCACTCGGTCCAAACTTAGTTGCTTGAGTTGGAACAAGTATTCAAAAAACGTTATTGCAAGTAGTGATTACGAAGGGATAGTAACTGTTTGGGATGTAACCACTCGCCAG AGCATAATGGAATATGAAGAACATGAAAAAAGAGCATGGAGTGTTGATTTTTCACGGACAGAACCATCGATGTTAGTTTCTGGTAGTGATGATTGCAAG GTCAAGGTGTGGTCCACAAAGCAAGAAGCCAGTGTTATCAATATTGACATGAAAGCAAATATATGTTGTGTCAAATATAATCCTGGATCTAGCGTTCATGTTGCA GTTGGTTCTGCTGATCATAAAATTCACTATTTTGATTTGAGAAACACTAGTTCTCCACTCTGTGTCTTCAAggggcattggaaagcagtatcaTATGTGAAGTTCTTGTCCACAAATGAGCTTGCATCTGCATCAACAGACAGTACATTGCGATTATGGGATGTAAATGGCACATGTCCA GTGCGCACTTTTGTAGGACACACAAATGAGAAAAATTTTGTGGGCTTGACAGTGAACAACGAGTACATTGCTTGTGGCAGTGAGACAAACGAGGTTTGTGTGTACCATAAG GCTATCTTGACGCCAGCCGCACGACACAAATTTGGATCATGGGATCTTGATGATGCGGAAGATGatgctggtttgtattttattagtGCTGTTTGTTGGAAGAGTGACAGTCCTACAATGTTGGCAGCCAATAGCCAGGGGACCATCAAAGTTCTTGTATTAGCAGCTTAG
- the LOC103972879 gene encoding E3 ubiquitin-protein ligase COP1 isoform X4 encodes MGGSSAGVLVPSVSKADEMGASVTPLAVSSSETTDVAGAPAAEGETVPDGSRDGAAVEADAERDRDLLCPICMGVIKDAFLTACGHCFCYMCIVTHLNNKSDCPCCGNYLTKSHLYPNFLLNKLLKKQCVRQIAKSASPIEHLRVALKQVQTDMQFIKDDINAVEKHRTELYRVRERYSVKLRMLFDDPIPTKLWAPTADQHNSILISNSRNSRSSLVRTGSDNLQIRSNDVTAQLNHQEHQRKDAFSGSETSSLIQSGRVIARKRKIQAQFKELQECYLQKRRLGASQSHHPKEKVDAKVREGYHVGLEDFQSILTTFTKYSRLRVIAELRHGDLFHSANIVSSIEFDCDDEYFATAGVSKRIKVFEFSTVLNQPSEVNCPVVELATRSKLSCLSWNKYSKNVIASSDYEGIVTVWDVTTRQSIMEYEEHEKRAWSVDFSRTEPSMLVSGSDDCKVKVWSTKQEASVINIDMKANICCVKYNPGSSVHVAVGSADHKIHYFDLRNTSSPLCVFKGHWKAVSYVKFLSTNELASASTDSTLRLWDVNGTCPVRTFVGHTNEKNFVGLTVNNEYIACGSETNEVCVYHKAILTPAARHKFGSWDLDDAEDDAGLYFISAVCWKSDSPTMLAANSQGTIKVLVLAA; translated from the exons ATGGGCGGCTCGTCGGCGGGAGTGCTGGTGCCGTCGGTGTCGAAGGCGGACGAGATGGGGGCTTCGGTCACGCCGCTGGCGGTTTCGTCATCGGAGACCACGGACGTGGCCGGGGCTCCGGCCGCCGAGGGGGAGACGGTACCGGACGGATCTCGGGACGGCGCGGCGGTGGAGGCGGATGCCGAGCGCGACAGGGACCTGCTCTGCCCCATCTGCATGGGGGTTATCAAGGATGCCTTCTTGACGGCCTGCGGCCACTGCTTCTGCTACATGTGCATCGTCACCCACCTCAATAATAAGAGCGATTGCCCCTGCTGCGGAAATTACCTCACCAAGAGTCACCTCTAccccaatttcctcctcaataag CTCTTGAAAAAGCAATGTGTCCGTCAAATTGCAAAATCAGCATCACCTATTGAGCATCTTCGTGTGGCATTGAAACAG GTTCAAACTGACATGCAATTCATCAAAGATGATATAAATGCAGTAGAGAAACACAGAACAGAACTGTACAGGGTGAGAGAGAGGTACTCTGTCAAATTGCGCATGCTTTTCGATGATCCAATTCCAACAAAATTGTGGGCTCCCACTGCTGACCAGCATAACAGCATACTTATCTCGAATTCTCGAAATTCTCGAAGCTCTCTTGTCAGGACAGGCTCTGATAATTTACAGATTAGGAGTAATGATGTGACAGCTCAACTAAACCATCAAGAGCACCAAAGAAAAGATGCTTTTAGTGGTTCTGAAACAAGTTCCCTTATTCAATCAGGAAGAGTCATAGCAAGAAAGAGAAAAATTCAAGCACAG TTTAAAGAGCTTCAAGAATGTTACTTACAAAAGCGGCGTCTTGGAGCTAGTCAATCACATCATCCAAAAGAAAAAGTAGATGCCAAAGTCAGAGAAGGCTATCATGTGGGTCTTGAGGACTTTCAGTCTATACTAACTACATTTACTAAATACAG TCGGTTGCGTGTTATTGCGGAACTTAGACATGGAGATCTATTTCATTCAGCAAATATTGTGTCAAG CATCGAATTTGATTGTGATGATGAGTATTTTGCCACTGCTGGTGTTTCCAAGCGAATTAAAGTATTTGAATTTTCCACT GTTTTGAATCAGCCATCAGAGGTAAATTGCCCTGTTGTAGAATTGGCCACTCGGTCCAAACTTAGTTGCTTGAGTTGGAACAAGTATTCAAAAAACGTTATTGCAAGTAGTGATTACGAAGGGATAGTAACTGTTTGGGATGTAACCACTCGCCAG AGCATAATGGAATATGAAGAACATGAAAAAAGAGCATGGAGTGTTGATTTTTCACGGACAGAACCATCGATGTTAGTTTCTGGTAGTGATGATTGCAAG GTCAAGGTGTGGTCCACAAAGCAAGAAGCCAGTGTTATCAATATTGACATGAAAGCAAATATATGTTGTGTCAAATATAATCCTGGATCTAGCGTTCATGTTGCA GTTGGTTCTGCTGATCATAAAATTCACTATTTTGATTTGAGAAACACTAGTTCTCCACTCTGTGTCTTCAAggggcattggaaagcagtatcaTATGTGAAGTTCTTGTCCACAAATGAGCTTGCATCTGCATCAACAGACAGTACATTGCGATTATGGGATGTAAATGGCACATGTCCA GTGCGCACTTTTGTAGGACACACAAATGAGAAAAATTTTGTGGGCTTGACAGTGAACAACGAGTACATTGCTTGTGGCAGTGAGACAAACGAGGTTTGTGTGTACCATAAG GCTATCTTGACGCCAGCCGCACGACACAAATTTGGATCATGGGATCTTGATGATGCGGAAGATGatgctggtttgtattttattagtGCTGTTTGTTGGAAGAGTGACAGTCCTACAATGTTGGCAGCCAATAGCCAGGGGACCATCAAAGTTCTTGTATTAGCAGCTTAG
- the LOC103972879 gene encoding E3 ubiquitin-protein ligase COP1 isoform X5: MGGSSAGVLVPSVSKADEMGASVTPLAVSSSETTDVAGAPAAEGETVPDGSRDGAAVEADAERDRDLLCPICMGVIKDAFLTACGHCFCYMCIVTHLNNKSDCPCCGNYLTKSHLYPNFLLNKLLKKQCVRQIAKSASPIEHLRVALKQVQTDMQFIKDDINAVEKHRTELYRVRESSLVRTGSDNLQIRSNDVTAQLNHQEHQRKDAFSGSETSSLIQSGRVIARKRKIQAQFKELQECYLQKRRLGASQSHHPKEKVDAKVREGYHVGLEDFQSILTTFTKYSRLRVIAELRHGDLFHSANIVSSIEFDCDDEYFATAGVSKRIKVFEFSTVLNQPSEVNCPVVELATRSKLSCLSWNKYSKNVIASSDYEGIVTVWDVTTRQSIMEYEEHEKRAWSVDFSRTEPSMLVSGSDDCKVKVWSTKQEASVINIDMKANICCVKYNPGSSVHVAVGSADHKIHYFDLRNTSSPLCVFKGHWKAVSYVKFLSTNELASASTDSTLRLWDVNGTCPVRTFVGHTNEKNFVGLTVNNEYIACGSETNEVCVYHKAILTPAARHKFGSWDLDDAEDDAGLYFISAVCWKSDSPTMLAANSQGTIKVLVLAA; encoded by the exons ATGGGCGGCTCGTCGGCGGGAGTGCTGGTGCCGTCGGTGTCGAAGGCGGACGAGATGGGGGCTTCGGTCACGCCGCTGGCGGTTTCGTCATCGGAGACCACGGACGTGGCCGGGGCTCCGGCCGCCGAGGGGGAGACGGTACCGGACGGATCTCGGGACGGCGCGGCGGTGGAGGCGGATGCCGAGCGCGACAGGGACCTGCTCTGCCCCATCTGCATGGGGGTTATCAAGGATGCCTTCTTGACGGCCTGCGGCCACTGCTTCTGCTACATGTGCATCGTCACCCACCTCAATAATAAGAGCGATTGCCCCTGCTGCGGAAATTACCTCACCAAGAGTCACCTCTAccccaatttcctcctcaataag CTCTTGAAAAAGCAATGTGTCCGTCAAATTGCAAAATCAGCATCACCTATTGAGCATCTTCGTGTGGCATTGAAACAG GTTCAAACTGACATGCAATTCATCAAAGATGATATAAATGCAGTAGAGAAACACAGAACAGAACTGTACAGGGTGAGAGAGAG CTCTCTTGTCAGGACAGGCTCTGATAATTTACAGATTAGGAGTAATGATGTGACAGCTCAACTAAACCATCAAGAGCACCAAAGAAAAGATGCTTTTAGTGGTTCTGAAACAAGTTCCCTTATTCAATCAGGAAGAGTCATAGCAAGAAAGAGAAAAATTCAAGCACAG TTTAAAGAGCTTCAAGAATGTTACTTACAAAAGCGGCGTCTTGGAGCTAGTCAATCACATCATCCAAAAGAAAAAGTAGATGCCAAAGTCAGAGAAGGCTATCATGTGGGTCTTGAGGACTTTCAGTCTATACTAACTACATTTACTAAATACAG TCGGTTGCGTGTTATTGCGGAACTTAGACATGGAGATCTATTTCATTCAGCAAATATTGTGTCAAG CATCGAATTTGATTGTGATGATGAGTATTTTGCCACTGCTGGTGTTTCCAAGCGAATTAAAGTATTTGAATTTTCCACT GTTTTGAATCAGCCATCAGAGGTAAATTGCCCTGTTGTAGAATTGGCCACTCGGTCCAAACTTAGTTGCTTGAGTTGGAACAAGTATTCAAAAAACGTTATTGCAAGTAGTGATTACGAAGGGATAGTAACTGTTTGGGATGTAACCACTCGCCAG AGCATAATGGAATATGAAGAACATGAAAAAAGAGCATGGAGTGTTGATTTTTCACGGACAGAACCATCGATGTTAGTTTCTGGTAGTGATGATTGCAAG GTCAAGGTGTGGTCCACAAAGCAAGAAGCCAGTGTTATCAATATTGACATGAAAGCAAATATATGTTGTGTCAAATATAATCCTGGATCTAGCGTTCATGTTGCA GTTGGTTCTGCTGATCATAAAATTCACTATTTTGATTTGAGAAACACTAGTTCTCCACTCTGTGTCTTCAAggggcattggaaagcagtatcaTATGTGAAGTTCTTGTCCACAAATGAGCTTGCATCTGCATCAACAGACAGTACATTGCGATTATGGGATGTAAATGGCACATGTCCA GTGCGCACTTTTGTAGGACACACAAATGAGAAAAATTTTGTGGGCTTGACAGTGAACAACGAGTACATTGCTTGTGGCAGTGAGACAAACGAGGTTTGTGTGTACCATAAG GCTATCTTGACGCCAGCCGCACGACACAAATTTGGATCATGGGATCTTGATGATGCGGAAGATGatgctggtttgtattttattagtGCTGTTTGTTGGAAGAGTGACAGTCCTACAATGTTGGCAGCCAATAGCCAGGGGACCATCAAAGTTCTTGTATTAGCAGCTTAG